Proteins found in one Clostridium kluyveri DSM 555 genomic segment:
- a CDS encoding WG repeat-containing protein, with protein sequence MKNFFKKYCSLILTSLFLLSCVPFQNSYKVLAADNKKYSITDLNLSADSVYAFEDNGLAKFKKDGLYGIMDTNGTIILAPQFTSISSFKNGYAKVSKGSKLGVINSKGTIIIQPQFKDIGDFSQNGVASVNTGSSWGIINRFGKMIIEPKFDTVYNFENGFIRVRKDNKYGFLDSSGNILSNCIYDNAYNFQENYAAVKKGASWGLIDTKGTFTAFSFDEIKSPILGTIPIKKGDNWGLSDMKGNIILQPEYKDISALNKNLIKVCNGGKYGVINKNGIKILNVEYDSITPNENGLSLIYKNKIYGVIDSLGKIIVQPQFDWIDNFQEGKAIVESHGTYGFVDTEGKVTFKSEFDKIYAFREGLARVQKNNKYGFINDSGDIVIQPTFNSAYDFNEGYAAIEKNTGSSSIEDSDDQSLISKYLKWGYIDRQGSTFISYDFKSASSFNNGCALILKDGKCSLIKNHDMKFIPNSTITDSFKTWKIKFSKSLQNKTTKNSDDDIINDINMTMTNNIKITDSSGKYKDVSFTFESPDTIIIAPPYNGYKVNETYTITVLSNGKYNIRDTEGNTLKPSIIKIPFSVTN encoded by the coding sequence TTGAAAAATTTTTTTAAAAAATACTGTAGTTTAATTCTGACTTCTCTATTTCTCTTAAGTTGTGTACCCTTTCAAAATTCTTATAAAGTACTGGCAGCAGATAACAAAAAATATTCAATAACAGATTTAAATTTATCTGCAGATAGTGTATATGCCTTTGAAGATAATGGACTGGCAAAATTCAAGAAAGACGGTTTATACGGTATTATGGATACTAATGGAACAATAATCCTTGCCCCCCAATTCACTTCTATATCTTCCTTCAAGAATGGATACGCCAAGGTTTCCAAAGGATCAAAACTGGGTGTTATAAATTCAAAAGGAACTATTATAATACAACCCCAATTTAAGGATATAGGTGATTTTTCTCAAAATGGGGTGGCATCTGTAAATACAGGCTCCTCCTGGGGAATAATAAACCGTTTTGGTAAAATGATTATTGAGCCTAAATTTGATACTGTATACAACTTTGAAAATGGATTCATAAGGGTAAGAAAAGATAATAAATATGGATTTTTAGACAGCAGTGGAAATATACTTTCAAATTGTATATACGATAATGCCTATAACTTTCAAGAAAATTATGCCGCTGTGAAGAAAGGAGCTTCCTGGGGGCTTATAGATACTAAGGGAACTTTTACAGCCTTTAGTTTTGATGAAATAAAATCTCCTATTCTAGGAACGATACCCATAAAAAAAGGAGATAACTGGGGACTCTCTGATATGAAAGGTAATATAATTTTACAACCGGAATATAAGGATATATCAGCTTTAAATAAAAACTTAATTAAGGTATGTAATGGAGGCAAATATGGAGTTATAAATAAAAATGGTATTAAAATCTTAAATGTTGAATATGACAGCATTACACCTAATGAAAATGGACTATCTCTCATATATAAAAATAAAATTTACGGAGTTATAGACTCACTAGGCAAAATAATAGTACAACCCCAATTTGACTGGATAGATAATTTCCAGGAAGGAAAAGCTATTGTAGAATCTCATGGTACTTATGGTTTTGTGGATACTGAAGGAAAGGTAACTTTTAAATCAGAATTTGATAAAATATATGCATTTAGAGAAGGGCTTGCCAGAGTACAAAAGAACAATAAATATGGATTTATAAATGATAGTGGAGATATAGTAATTCAACCTACTTTTAATAGTGCTTATGACTTTAACGAAGGCTATGCAGCAATAGAAAAAAACACAGGTTCTTCAAGTATTGAAGATTCAGATGACCAAAGTCTCATAAGCAAGTATCTAAAATGGGGATATATAGATAGGCAAGGTTCTACTTTTATTTCCTATGATTTTAAAAGTGCATCCTCTTTTAACAATGGATGTGCACTTATTCTAAAGGATGGCAAATGCAGTCTTATAAAAAACCATGATATGAAATTTATACCAAACAGCACCATAACAGATTCTTTTAAAACATGGAAAATAAAATTTAGTAAATCTCTTCAGAATAAAACCACTAAAAATTCTGATGATGATATAATAAACGATATAAATATGACTATGACAAACAATATTAAAATTACCGACAGCAGCGGAAAATACAAAGATGTTTCTTTTACTTTTGAAAGCCCGGATACTATAATAATAGCTCCTCCTTATAATGGATATAAAGTTAATGAAACCTATACTATTACAGTACTTAGCAATGGGAAATACAACATTAGAGATACAGAGGGAAATACCCTAAAACCTTCTATTATAAAAATTCCCTTTTCAGTTACTAACTAA
- a CDS encoding TolC family protein codes for MKKKLSIVIGLAMALSIGTTCFAEADVPSSSSTTESVISTGTIDPNNFTLDDLLKLIETNNKEIQMLDQKIILYQKQYDRDGQNASLYKGTSSVNYPRGQYAAVKIITDVTPKLDEQNIKNAKYDREDELQNIKFTIEGQYLDAVSCQRQITVINAQIENMDKQIEQTNAKIKQGQLTSDALQTLEVQKSNFIAALNTPKAQLEQYELSIAQAVNISLDNTITLPEVNRELVKFDDSNIQSRIDQAVNNSYDITKIVNNISILKIQEDIYKQYSYNDATGEVNTGLQIQTAQNNIYTTQLQKKVDLWNQYYTLKNSEDSVNTQQIKVDNAKMNYDIAAAKVKAGVLTEVELDSYKLSLESEKVNLENAVDNYMILSDQFEYTLTKDLPASS; via the coding sequence TTGAAAAAAAAGTTAAGTATAGTAATTGGACTTGCAATGGCTCTTAGTATAGGCACTACCTGTTTTGCAGAAGCTGATGTACCATCATCTAGCAGTACTACGGAATCTGTAATTTCCACAGGTACTATTGATCCAAATAATTTTACCCTGGATGATTTGTTAAAACTTATAGAAACAAATAATAAGGAAATTCAAATGCTTGATCAAAAAATAATTCTTTATCAGAAACAATATGACAGAGATGGTCAAAATGCCTCTTTGTATAAGGGAACAAGTTCTGTTAATTATCCTCGGGGGCAATATGCTGCTGTAAAAATTATAACAGATGTTACACCTAAACTAGATGAACAAAATATTAAAAATGCCAAGTATGATAGAGAGGATGAATTGCAAAATATAAAGTTTACTATAGAAGGACAGTATTTAGATGCAGTAAGTTGTCAACGTCAAATAACTGTTATAAATGCACAGATAGAAAATATGGATAAACAAATTGAACAGACAAATGCTAAAATAAAGCAGGGGCAATTGACAAGTGATGCTCTTCAAACTCTTGAGGTTCAAAAAAGTAATTTTATAGCAGCACTTAATACTCCAAAAGCTCAATTGGAGCAGTATGAGTTGAGCATAGCACAGGCTGTAAACATAAGTCTAGATAATACAATAACTTTGCCAGAAGTGAATAGGGAGCTTGTAAAATTTGACGATAGCAACATACAGTCAAGAATCGATCAAGCAGTTAATAACTCCTATGATATTACAAAAATAGTCAATAATATTTCTATACTTAAAATACAGGAAGATATATATAAACAATATTCCTATAATGATGCAACGGGAGAAGTCAATACAGGGCTTCAGATACAGACGGCTCAAAATAATATCTATACTACGCAATTGCAAAAGAAAGTTGATTTATGGAATCAGTATTATACCCTTAAAAATAGTGAGGATTCCGTGAATACACAGCAGATAAAAGTAGACAATGCAAAGATGAACTATGATATTGCTGCAGCCAAAGTTAAGGCTGGGGTTTTAACTGAAGTGGAACTTGATTCTTATAAACTTTCTCTTGAAAGTGAAAAGGTAAATTTAGAAAATGCTGTGGACAATTACATGATACTATCGGATCAATTTGAATATACCCTGACTAAAGATCTTCCAGCAAGTTCATAG
- a CDS encoding TolC family protein, protein MNKIKMLAAAVVLSFCTSTTAFAQGNTLDIDSLISNNIDSTYKVKNADISIQQAQNSYNKAIKNTGSAGETSDDMTNDERYNIMITIANAPEEAKFSIYKYTNQKEVTKNEVKLSAYTEYNNVMNSKDALDLQQDKLNNAEEQYNSAKLKLNLGIITEADVKQTEVSYYDAKAQFNKAQRGYELEIMKLNKIFDIDVYVKYDVLLKDKFTESPYIRSYDDYVNDALKNRAEILNAQEYVNLKNFEFKIIKSVYPSKYDVMYGIGQYNVEQAKDALDMDNLTIPVEINGLYNNLQVKCKALDSKKDALALAQTNYNIALAKYKAGVMSKIDFDSQEISVKTAQNDLKSLQRDIWIAQLKLNLACDIGSDTSKITN, encoded by the coding sequence ATGAATAAGATTAAAATGCTTGCTGCCGCAGTTGTTTTGAGCTTTTGTACAAGTACTACGGCTTTTGCGCAGGGAAATACCTTAGATATTGACAGTCTGATAAGTAACAATATTGATAGTACTTATAAGGTTAAAAATGCTGATATTTCAATACAACAGGCACAAAACTCTTATAATAAGGCTATAAAAAATACAGGCAGCGCAGGTGAAACTAGTGATGATATGACAAATGATGAGAGATATAACATTATGATAACTATAGCAAATGCCCCTGAGGAAGCTAAATTTTCTATTTATAAATATACCAATCAAAAAGAAGTCACTAAAAATGAAGTTAAGTTATCAGCATATACAGAATATAATAATGTTATGAATAGTAAAGATGCTTTGGATCTGCAACAGGACAAGCTTAACAATGCTGAAGAACAATACAATAGTGCAAAGCTAAAGTTAAATTTAGGGATTATTACAGAGGCAGATGTGAAACAGACAGAGGTATCCTATTATGATGCAAAAGCTCAGTTCAACAAGGCTCAAAGGGGATATGAACTTGAAATTATGAAATTAAATAAGATATTTGATATAGATGTATATGTGAAATATGATGTGCTCCTTAAGGATAAATTTACAGAATCCCCTTATATAAGAAGTTATGATGATTATGTAAATGATGCATTGAAAAACAGGGCTGAAATCTTAAATGCTCAGGAGTACGTAAATTTAAAGAACTTTGAATTTAAAATTATAAAGTCGGTTTATCCATCTAAATATGATGTCATGTATGGAATTGGACAATATAATGTGGAACAGGCAAAAGATGCTCTGGACATGGATAATTTGACCATACCTGTTGAAATAAATGGACTTTATAATAATTTACAGGTCAAATGTAAAGCTTTGGATTCAAAAAAAGATGCACTCGCACTGGCTCAAACAAATTATAATATTGCTCTTGCAAAATATAAGGCAGGGGTAATGAGTAAAATAGATTTTGATTCACAGGAAATAAGTGTGAAAACTGCTCAAAATGATTTAAAATCACTTCAAAGAGATATATGGATAGCACAGCTTAAATTAAATCTTGCTTGTGATATCGGAAGCGATACATCAAAAATTACAAATTAG
- a CDS encoding cell wall-binding repeat-containing protein, with protein sequence MKKITGLTISMALILCMSNIAYAKTTYNVTRFAGLDRYKTSLKISNNFQQGTLQNIILASGKDFPDALAGSVLSKKYNAPILLINTDLSENSDAIEYIKNHIDKEGTLYALGGTASISDEFLNSMKQSGYKNITRLGGKNRFDTNKSIINSMKVEKGTPIVIANGWGFADALSISSIAASKGYPIFMTGDTYLPEETKSLISDINPSDVYIIGGQGSVKDGVINQLKSLVPSLKDNNIIRVDGQTRYETSLNICKYFNLDTDTAVLASGANFPDALSGSALASKLNASILLTDGNDISNQKSFMDEKKYKKVVILGGIGVIDLPVEYLLKSPSDVVESEKNYVNNLKTYCESYDDKNTNISEQLNGTYNNIIDIISNLDSAASSYEISQKLGELIGSFEESISYLSDYKNELISLRDKVSNLSIPEGLDTLNKQYLNSINTQIETTNKILDYMNNCNNIFTALKNAVDTSDLDRINEEANKLENLSSDMDTISNIENGNEGISSLYTRITTALNNLQQ encoded by the coding sequence ATGAAGAAAATAACAGGACTAACTATATCAATGGCCTTGATACTTTGTATGTCTAATATTGCCTATGCCAAAACTACATATAACGTGACGAGATTTGCTGGTCTTGACAGATACAAAACTTCTCTAAAGATTTCAAACAACTTTCAACAGGGAACTTTACAGAATATAATACTTGCCAGTGGAAAAGATTTTCCAGATGCATTAGCAGGAAGTGTTTTATCTAAAAAATATAATGCTCCCATACTCCTTATAAATACCGATTTAAGCGAAAATTCCGACGCCATAGAGTACATAAAAAATCATATAGATAAAGAAGGAACTCTATACGCCTTAGGAGGCACTGCGTCAATAAGTGATGAATTCCTAAACTCCATGAAACAGTCAGGTTACAAAAACATTACAAGGCTTGGAGGAAAAAATAGATTTGATACCAATAAGTCTATAATAAATTCCATGAAAGTGGAAAAGGGAACCCCTATAGTTATTGCAAATGGATGGGGATTTGCAGATGCCCTAAGTATATCAAGTATAGCCGCTTCAAAAGGATATCCTATATTTATGACAGGAGATACCTATCTTCCAGAAGAAACCAAAAGCCTTATTTCAGATATCAATCCCAGTGATGTTTACATAATAGGTGGACAAGGTTCTGTAAAAGATGGAGTAATAAACCAGTTAAAATCTCTTGTACCATCTTTAAAAGACAACAACATAATAAGAGTAGATGGACAAACTAGGTATGAAACTTCACTAAATATATGTAAATATTTTAATTTAGACACAGATACAGCAGTGCTGGCCAGTGGTGCAAATTTTCCTGACGCATTATCTGGAAGTGCTCTGGCTTCTAAATTAAATGCCTCTATTCTTCTCACAGATGGCAATGACATATCAAACCAAAAAAGCTTTATGGATGAAAAAAAATATAAAAAGGTAGTAATCTTGGGAGGTATAGGAGTTATAGACTTGCCTGTGGAATACCTGTTAAAATCCCCATCAGATGTGGTAGAATCTGAAAAAAACTATGTAAACAATTTAAAAACTTATTGTGAATCATATGATGACAAGAATACAAATATATCAGAACAATTAAATGGAACCTATAATAATATTATTGATATAATATCAAATTTGGATTCTGCCGCTAGCAGTTATGAAATATCCCAAAAGCTTGGAGAACTGATTGGATCATTTGAAGAAAGTATTTCCTATTTATCTGATTATAAAAATGAACTTATTTCACTTAGAGATAAGGTATCCAATCTTTCCATACCAGAAGGATTGGATACTCTAAACAAACAATATTTAAATAGTATAAATACTCAAATTGAAACTACAAATAAAATATTGGATTATATGAATAACTGCAATAATATATTCACTGCCCTTAAAAATGCAGTAGATACTTCAGATTTGGATAGAATAAATGAAGAAGCAAACAAACTCGAAAATTTATCCAGTGATATGGATACAATTTCAAATATAGAAAATGGAAATGAGGGTATAAGCAGCTTATATACCCGCATCACCACAGCCTTAAATAATTTACAGCAGTAA
- a CDS encoding cell wall-binding repeat-containing protein, translating to MNRSTIKAVSSIAVVSLILSASLPFTKVKAAVGQVTELSGADCYETAAVVAEKNWTTSTDVVLASGEGYADAISSTAISKQLKAPILLTKSNSLNAYAKSALEQLNPENIYIIGGTASISQSIRDELKSDGYNLIELGGKNRYETNLKVAQQLVKLGVDTGNIMLVSGEGFADSLSAAPIAAAKGQILLLGVNNTETMKSIVDFVKSNNSEVTVLSTENLINSEIYNELGAVSRISGGDNRFDTNLNILNQYDSELKADKLYVAEASGDRYADALIAASVAGINTAPLVIIGEEDDESTSNALNYIRDKVTETTDLNLIGEEGAVSENTISNINAAASGSSVESATVASVSANGLNQIKVVFNTDVDEDSAERAANYEIDGGYLGSTAETKATATLQEDNRTVLITFTNPFKQNKSVTFTVKNSINAKDSVTTISKYDKQITFSSVTAPSLDSVTAVGGNKLVVKFSQPIRVTTSNLSSFKINRQSVTAFGLDTSDTKFRDQSSDEKWADGIEFYFNSPLPIGKNTFTVPNGESGVRLDNAANFPLSSTSEDFTVNAVSGNPQILNITSNNVDTIYVKYNRPMDQDTALEPTNYKINDNTVSVDSTYVTFDKGSEDTIVKIRKIGDLLESGENTVTISSNVEDTFGNYINKANINLYIGGDSDKPTITSASIFDEETIRIKFGKDVTRSYAVNKGNYTVLDSSGADITYKVTDIYAVTVDGNSNRTFNIKFDDNTLNGSKYTLKIQNIIDTNSTPNIMDPYSVTLSGMDSGGVSVTEIVRRSDNSNAIAMFFSKTMDESSLEDSSNYLFKDGNGDIRTLPSSAIVSPSLDCKSVTIEFPSRFTIGSGSSGTSVIQMGVKNVKDADGNPLDLGSYLGEITVSSNDGPRIVSDTAQMTFEGNDIKVKVSLSAPLDVLSLNDFRVDGYAPDSGYCSGNDVILIFKSGIKNNEKIDGIKNSGESTTLSINSTNSLDWAGRNIRSGSTKVYVPPVTMPELWSAKSSNTDTVTIVFNQDIDDDMRSSYYDDFVFTDNTSGKELTPTGITIDQRKIIYRFNNGTLEEGDKISISANSDSSKINIRSEEHGNSGYTLYTPSTDDLDGRTITVD from the coding sequence ATGAATAGAAGTACCATAAAAGCTGTAAGTAGTATAGCAGTGGTATCCCTAATTCTTTCGGCTTCACTGCCTTTTACCAAAGTTAAAGCGGCAGTAGGACAAGTTACAGAACTGTCTGGAGCAGATTGTTATGAAACTGCAGCTGTTGTTGCAGAAAAAAATTGGACTACCTCCACTGATGTAGTCTTAGCCTCAGGGGAAGGGTATGCAGATGCTATTAGTTCCACAGCAATTTCTAAGCAGTTAAAAGCACCTATACTTTTAACGAAGTCTAATTCTCTTAATGCCTATGCTAAATCCGCTCTTGAACAGTTAAATCCTGAAAATATATATATAATAGGAGGAACAGCTTCAATATCACAAAGCATAAGGGATGAGCTTAAAAGTGATGGCTACAATTTAATTGAATTAGGTGGAAAAAATAGATATGAAACTAATCTTAAGGTAGCCCAGCAGCTTGTAAAGCTCGGTGTAGATACGGGTAACATTATGTTGGTTTCAGGAGAAGGTTTTGCAGATTCTCTTTCTGCGGCACCTATTGCTGCTGCAAAAGGACAAATACTTTTGCTTGGTGTAAATAATACGGAAACTATGAAGTCCATAGTAGATTTTGTGAAGAGTAATAATTCAGAAGTAACCGTACTCAGTACGGAAAATTTAATAAATAGTGAAATTTATAATGAACTAGGAGCTGTATCCAGAATATCTGGAGGAGATAATAGATTTGATACAAATTTAAATATATTAAATCAATACGATAGTGAGCTGAAAGCTGATAAACTGTATGTTGCAGAAGCTAGCGGAGATAGATATGCAGATGCACTTATTGCTGCTTCTGTGGCAGGAATTAATACTGCACCTTTGGTGATTATTGGAGAAGAAGATGATGAATCTACTTCCAATGCTCTAAATTACATAAGGGATAAAGTAACAGAAACCACAGACTTGAATCTTATAGGAGAAGAAGGCGCTGTTTCTGAAAATACTATTTCTAATATAAATGCAGCAGCTTCAGGAAGCAGTGTAGAGAGTGCCACTGTTGCCTCTGTAAGTGCTAATGGACTTAACCAGATTAAGGTTGTATTCAACACCGATGTGGATGAGGATTCGGCAGAAAGAGCTGCAAATTATGAAATTGACGGTGGCTACTTAGGCTCCACTGCGGAAACTAAGGCCACAGCTACTTTGCAGGAGGATAATAGAACAGTCCTGATCACATTTACAAATCCATTTAAACAAAATAAGAGTGTAACATTTACTGTAAAAAATTCCATAAATGCTAAAGATTCAGTGACTACTATATCAAAGTACGATAAACAGATCACTTTTTCATCTGTTACTGCCCCTTCACTTGATTCTGTAACGGCAGTAGGGGGAAATAAACTTGTAGTTAAATTTTCACAGCCTATTAGAGTGACTACCAGCAATTTATCTTCATTTAAGATAAATAGGCAGAGTGTAACGGCCTTTGGATTAGATACATCGGACACTAAATTTAGGGATCAATCTTCAGATGAAAAGTGGGCAGATGGAATAGAGTTCTATTTTAATTCTCCTCTTCCTATAGGTAAAAATACTTTTACTGTGCCAAATGGGGAATCGGGAGTTAGATTGGATAATGCGGCTAATTTCCCTTTAAGCAGCACATCTGAAGATTTTACAGTAAACGCCGTATCTGGTAATCCCCAAATTCTAAATATAACTAGCAACAATGTAGATACCATTTATGTAAAATATAACAGGCCTATGGATCAGGATACAGCCCTTGAACCAACAAACTATAAGATAAATGATAATACAGTGAGTGTTGATTCCACTTATGTGACTTTTGATAAAGGGTCTGAGGATACTATAGTTAAAATTAGAAAGATAGGAGATTTGCTTGAATCTGGAGAGAATACAGTTACCATAAGCTCAAATGTGGAAGATACCTTTGGAAATTATATTAACAAGGCCAATATTAACCTTTATATAGGTGGAGATAGTGATAAGCCTACCATTACTTCTGCAAGCATTTTTGATGAAGAAACCATAAGGATTAAATTTGGTAAAGATGTAACAAGAAGCTATGCAGTAAATAAAGGAAACTATACTGTACTTGATTCCAGTGGTGCTGATATAACCTATAAAGTTACCGATATATATGCAGTAACTGTAGATGGAAACAGTAACAGGACTTTTAATATTAAGTTTGATGATAATACATTAAATGGTTCTAAATATACATTAAAGATACAAAATATTATTGATACAAATTCAACTCCAAATATTATGGATCCTTACAGCGTTACCCTCTCAGGAATGGATAGTGGGGGAGTAAGTGTTACTGAAATAGTTAGAAGAAGCGATAACTCCAATGCAATAGCTATGTTCTTTAGCAAGACTATGGACGAGTCTTCCCTTGAAGATTCATCAAATTATCTATTTAAAGACGGCAATGGGGATATCAGGACTCTCCCAAGTAGTGCAATAGTCAGTCCTAGCTTAGATTGTAAAAGTGTAACTATAGAATTTCCATCTCGTTTTACTATAGGCTCTGGAAGCAGTGGGACTAGTGTTATTCAAATGGGAGTTAAAAATGTAAAAGATGCGGATGGAAATCCATTAGACCTTGGCTCTTATCTTGGAGAGATAACTGTTAGTTCTAATGATGGACCAAGAATTGTATCAGATACTGCACAGATGACTTTTGAAGGAAATGATATAAAGGTTAAGGTTTCTCTATCTGCCCCACTTGATGTTCTCAGCTTAAATGATTTCAGGGTAGATGGATATGCTCCAGACAGTGGGTACTGCAGCGGAAATGATGTAATACTTATATTTAAATCTGGAATTAAAAATAATGAAAAGATTGATGGCATAAAGAATTCAGGTGAAAGTACTACACTTAGTATTAATAGTACTAATTCTCTGGATTGGGCAGGACGTAATATAAGATCTGGTTCTACTAAAGTTTATGTTCCTCCAGTAACTATGCCTGAATTATGGTCTGCTAAGAGTTCAAATACAGACACTGTTACCATAGTATTTAATCAGGATATTGATGATGATATGAGATCTTCCTACTATGATGATTTTGTATTCACCGATAATACTAGTGGAAAAGAATTGACACCTACTGGTATAACTATAGATCAAAGAAAGATCATTTACAGGTTTAATAACGGAACCCTGGAAGAAGGGGATAAAATTTCTATTTCTGCCAATAGTGATAGTTCTAAGATTAATATAAGAAGTGAAGAACATGGTAACTCAGGATATACACTTTATACTCCATCTACTGATGATTTAGATGGCAGAACTATAACTGTCGATTAG